One region of Cydia fagiglandana chromosome 17, ilCydFagi1.1, whole genome shotgun sequence genomic DNA includes:
- the LOC134672758 gene encoding protein aveugle, which yields MVEETNANSNKPKTRATRPKAVYLWTEADVQKWLSRHCSDYYNMYWQRFHEHDITGRALIRINDTTLLRMGITNKEHRDTIWREILKLRLKTDIVDIIDLARHSYFDYDM from the exons ATGGTGGAAGAAACGAATGCAAACTCCAACAAGCCGAAG ACGCGGGCTACTCGCCCCAAAGCTGTGTATCTATGGACCGAAGCGGATGTGCAGAAATGGTTGAGCAGACACTGCAGTgactattataatatgtattggcAAAGGTTTCATGAG CATGACATAACGGGCAGAGCATTAATCCGAATCAATGATACCACACTCCTCCGAATGGGCATCACCAACAAGGAGCACCGAGACACCATCTGGCGGGAGATCCTCAAACTCCGACTAAAGACCGACATAGTGGACATCATTGACTTGGCTCGCCACTCCTACTTCGACTATGATATGTGA